The following are encoded together in the Candidatus Methylomirabilis oxygeniifera genome:
- a CDS encoding exported protein of unknown function (Evidence 5 : No homology to any previously reported sequences) — translation MLRSVLLLVFFYASGVLAAESEPIALHTTERRFQDFIASLKAAARKKDASAVYALLAHDYYIARDFGGSFDPSAPPTRNFSAHFEFNNANLRPEYRDHGWVEFRRAIFSTHFEKKLDGQLCTPHGALDKKPFSYSQLCFRKHNGGWRIQGHINGGD, via the coding sequence ATGCTCCGCTCCGTACTCCTCCTCGTGTTCTTTTACGCAAGTGGCGTGTTGGCTGCCGAATCGGAGCCGATTGCGTTGCACACCACTGAGCGCCGGTTTCAAGACTTCATCGCGTCTCTCAAAGCCGCGGCCCGAAAGAAGGACGCATCAGCCGTCTACGCCTTGCTCGCCCATGACTATTACATTGCCCGAGACTTTGGCGGTTCGTTTGATCCATCAGCACCGCCAACCCGGAACTTCAGCGCACACTTTGAATTCAACAACGCCAATCTCCGTCCCGAGTACAGAGATCACGGCTGGGTGGAATTTCGGCGTGCTATCTTCAGCACGCACTTCGAGAAGAAACTCGACGGGCAACTGTGCACACCTCATGGGGCACTCGACAAGAAGCCGTTTTCCTACTCCCAGTTGTGTTTCCGCAAGCATAACGGCGGTTGGAGAATTCAGGGACACATCAACGGTGGTGACTGA